In the genome of Thiomicrospira aerophila AL3, one region contains:
- a CDS encoding D-sedoheptulose-7-phosphate isomerase gives MVDFIRVQQAHQQAVDSVFAQQEVICAITTAMVAALQVGKKVLWCGNGGSAAEAQHMSAELMVRYVMNRRPLASIALTTDTSLLTAHSNDFEFESIFARQIEALGQSGDLLMAMSTSGHSANILQAVQQAKRQGLTTVALTGQAPNPLAQIADWAICIDSTTTARIQEAHTLVNHLICEGLDAQFNLA, from the coding sequence ATGGTTGATTTTATACGTGTGCAACAAGCTCATCAGCAAGCGGTTGACTCAGTATTTGCGCAACAAGAGGTGATTTGTGCCATCACGACAGCGATGGTAGCGGCGTTGCAAGTAGGCAAGAAGGTGCTGTGGTGTGGCAATGGTGGCAGTGCGGCGGAGGCGCAGCATATGTCGGCAGAATTGATGGTGCGCTATGTAATGAATCGTCGCCCGTTAGCTTCGATTGCCTTAACCACAGACACCTCCTTGTTGACAGCGCATAGCAATGATTTTGAATTTGAATCCATTTTTGCTAGACAAATAGAAGCGCTGGGGCAGAGCGGTGACCTGCTAATGGCGATGTCCACGTCCGGGCACAGTGCCAATATTCTACAGGCGGTGCAACAAGCAAAACGTCAAGGTCTCACTACAGTGGCCTTAACGGGACAAGCGCCGAATCCGTTGGCCCAAATAGCTGATTGGGCTATTTGTATTGACTCAACCACCACCGCGCGTATTCAAGAGGCACATACCTTGGTGAACCATCTCATTTGTGAAGGATTAGACGCGCAGTTCAACTTGGCT